The proteins below are encoded in one region of Amycolatopsis acidiphila:
- a CDS encoding YbaK/EbsC family protein encodes MSSLDHPAVAKVAAALAEAGQQRAADGIRILPAEVRTAAQAAEALGVEVGAIANSLIFRAVLDGRDVPLLSLTSGAHRADTGKLAELVGATAVEKADPAFVREHTGQVIGGVAPVGHPAPIETLVDTALEQYDVIWAAAGHAKSVFPTTFADLVALTGGRAAGVGT; translated from the coding sequence ATGAGCAGCCTCGACCACCCCGCGGTCGCGAAGGTCGCCGCCGCGCTGGCAGAAGCGGGTCAGCAGCGTGCCGCGGACGGGATCCGCATCCTTCCCGCAGAAGTGCGCACAGCGGCGCAGGCCGCCGAGGCGCTCGGCGTCGAGGTGGGCGCGATCGCGAACAGCCTGATCTTCCGGGCCGTGCTCGACGGCCGGGACGTGCCGCTGCTGTCGCTGACCTCCGGCGCGCACCGCGCCGACACCGGCAAGCTCGCGGAGCTGGTCGGCGCCACCGCCGTCGAGAAGGCCGACCCGGCCTTCGTCAGGGAGCACACCGGGCAGGTCATCGGCGGCGTGGCCCCGGTCGGGCACCCCGCGCCGATCGAGACGCTCGTGGACACCGCGCTCGAACAGTACGACGTGATCTGGGCCGCCGCCGGGCACGCCAAGTCGGTGTTCCCGACCACCTTCGCCGACCTGGTGGCGCTGACCGGCGGGCGCGCCGCGGGAGTGGGTACATGA
- a CDS encoding EamA family transporter, translating to MHRVRSVLAGVTAMAFVGGSVGISRTLVTAPLFTTQAIRYAAAFVLLLALWLTGVAGCGLVLFNVAVVRGVGNAEPAVMAVAVACVPVLLGVVGPLLQRQRPRRRLLVAAVVVTIGGALGVAGRGDLRGGLLTGVAPVAAALAGGKLPGPLVWTGILVVVAGLAVGLLVTRSAERGNSAAMAADSECVTPGRSAPPAHLPGVTTVQPVPKGHPWSTSPPSAATATAAARSSTSTPTPPRRSGS from the coding sequence GTGCACCGAGTCCGAAGCGTCCTCGCGGGGGTGACGGCGATGGCGTTCGTGGGTGGCAGCGTCGGCATCTCCCGCACGCTCGTCACCGCCCCGCTGTTCACCACGCAGGCGATCCGCTACGCCGCCGCGTTCGTCCTGCTGCTGGCGCTGTGGCTCACCGGGGTCGCGGGCTGCGGGCTCGTGCTGTTCAACGTCGCCGTCGTGCGGGGTGTCGGGAATGCCGAACCGGCCGTCATGGCGGTGGCGGTCGCGTGCGTGCCGGTGTTGCTCGGGGTCGTCGGCCCGCTGCTGCAACGGCAGCGGCCGCGGCGGCGGCTCCTTGTCGCGGCGGTGGTGGTCACGATCGGCGGCGCACTCGGTGTGGCTGGGCGCGGTGATCTTCGCGGCGGCCTGCTCACCGGCGTCGCGCCCGTCGCCGCCGCGCTGGCGGGCGGCAAGCTGCCCGGGCCGCTCGTGTGGACCGGGATCCTCGTCGTGGTCGCCGGCCTGGCCGTCGGCCTGCTGGTCACTCGATCGGCTGAGCGGGGGAACTCCGCCGCCATGGCGGCCGACTCGGAGTGCGTCACGCCGGGCCGGTCCGCCCCACCGGCCCACCTGCCCGGCGTCACCACCGTCCAGCCCGTACCGAAAGGCCATCCATGGAGCACATCGCCACCTTCTGCGGCAACTGCAACTGCGGCTGCCCGGAGCTCTACCTCGACCCCGACGCCGCCGAGGAGAAGCGGGTCGTGA
- a CDS encoding DMT family transporter gives MSISVAAPVRGRSAFALILAGILWGTGGLSGSLLGARAGLHPLPVATYRLLLGGCCTVLFLALTGRRPQWTKPVLRRLLLAGALLAQFQACYFGAVSLTSVSIATMTTIGSVPVFVTLATAARRRRRPGATTLVATTAAVAGLVLLTWSPHGIPEGGRLLAGVALALAAGAEFATLTLVTRRPVEGLDAFCTTAFGLLFGGLLLLPFGLAIGMALPLRPDVVAVALYLGLVPTGVAYGAYFLALRTAAPVVAALSALLEPLTATFLSALLLHDELGVTGWTGAALLVTALAVSYTRR, from the coding sequence ATGTCCATCTCCGTTGCCGCGCCCGTGCGCGGCCGGTCGGCGTTCGCGCTGATCCTCGCCGGCATCCTCTGGGGTACCGGCGGCCTGTCCGGCAGCCTCCTCGGGGCCAGGGCGGGCCTGCACCCGCTGCCGGTCGCGACCTACCGGTTGCTGCTGGGCGGTTGCTGCACCGTGTTGTTCCTGGCGCTGACCGGCCGCCGTCCACAGTGGACCAAACCGGTGCTGCGGCGGCTGCTCCTCGCCGGTGCGCTGCTCGCGCAGTTCCAGGCGTGCTACTTCGGGGCGGTCTCGCTGACCTCGGTCAGCATCGCCACGATGACCACCATCGGCAGCGTGCCGGTGTTCGTCACGCTCGCGACGGCGGCGCGTCGCCGCCGTCGCCCCGGCGCCACGACACTGGTGGCGACGACAGCGGCCGTTGCCGGCCTGGTGCTGCTCACCTGGTCGCCGCACGGCATCCCCGAGGGCGGCCGGCTGCTCGCCGGGGTCGCACTGGCACTGGCGGCCGGTGCCGAGTTCGCGACGCTCACGCTGGTGACCCGCCGCCCGGTCGAGGGCCTGGACGCGTTCTGCACCACCGCGTTCGGCCTGCTGTTCGGCGGTCTGCTGCTGTTGCCGTTCGGGCTCGCGATCGGCATGGCGCTCCCGCTGCGGCCTGACGTCGTCGCGGTCGCGTTGTACCTCGGCCTGGTGCCCACCGGGGTGGCGTACGGCGCGTACTTCCTGGCGCTGCGGACAGCGGCTCCCGTCGTGGCCGCGTTGTCGGCGCTGCTCGAACCGCTGACGGCGACGTTCCTGTCCGCGCTGTTGCTGCACGACGAGCTGGGCGTGACCGGCTGGACCGGCGCCGCCCTGCTGGTCACCGCGCTGGCGGTCAGCTACACCCGGCGGTGA
- a CDS encoding SAV_6107 family HEPN domain-containing protein — MSIATVASRTDPAQPQLPLPVRPPAAPAAVALLNEARHGLAEAEHATDPVAKFITSYLAALRGGAAVLAARGRPHRGRARPASVWVLLEAAAPELAEWSAFFAANSAARAAAQAGITRRITEESAAELCRQAGLFLELADRVVHPRADTVRQCATPPTRKKVQRR; from the coding sequence ATGTCCATTGCCACCGTCGCGTCCCGCACCGACCCCGCGCAGCCCCAGCTGCCGCTGCCGGTGCGGCCGCCCGCAGCGCCTGCCGCCGTGGCACTGCTGAACGAGGCCCGCCACGGCCTCGCCGAAGCCGAGCACGCCACGGATCCGGTCGCCAAGTTCATCACCTCGTACCTGGCCGCCCTCCGCGGCGGCGCCGCCGTGCTCGCCGCCCGTGGCCGCCCGCACCGCGGCCGCGCCCGCCCGGCCAGCGTCTGGGTGCTGCTCGAAGCGGCCGCCCCCGAGCTGGCCGAATGGTCGGCGTTCTTCGCCGCGAACTCGGCCGCCCGCGCTGCCGCCCAGGCCGGCATCACCCGGCGCATCACCGAGGAGTCCGCGGCGGAGCTGTGCCGCCAGGCGGGGCTGTTCCTCGAGCTGGCCGACCGCGTGGTGCACCCGCGTGCCGACACGGTCCGCCAGTGCGCCACCCCGCCGACGCGCAAGAAAGTCCAGCGCCGGTAA
- a CDS encoding maleylpyruvate isomerase family mycothiol-dependent enzyme: MAGQALIEHGRFLDALGIEVELLLDATHTVPADTPVPSCPGFTVGEIVRHIGGVYRVARLWTTEGRAPREWQRGPDPGQSTEDYLRAGLAELLRELSTHSPDSFAASWWPADRTYGFWWRRMAHETTIHRYDVEDATGQPIAVIADDFAVDGVDEALAVWFGQRLPMLGLSGTTARTVGVSTSGHHWIARAGPGVTEAWRCSAEEAGRADGLVSADPTAMYLWVWGRLNHRGVEWSGSEDAIAQLWALLRLATR; encoded by the coding sequence ATGGCCGGACAAGCCCTGATCGAGCACGGCCGGTTCCTGGACGCGCTCGGGATCGAGGTGGAGCTGCTGCTCGACGCCACGCACACGGTGCCTGCCGACACCCCGGTGCCCAGCTGCCCCGGGTTCACCGTGGGCGAGATCGTCCGGCACATCGGCGGGGTCTACCGGGTGGCGCGGTTGTGGACCACCGAAGGCCGCGCACCCAGGGAATGGCAGCGTGGTCCCGACCCCGGACAGTCCACTGAGGACTACCTGCGTGCCGGGCTCGCGGAGCTGCTGCGGGAGCTGTCCACGCACAGCCCGGATTCCTTCGCCGCGAGCTGGTGGCCTGCCGACCGGACGTACGGGTTCTGGTGGCGCCGGATGGCGCACGAGACCACCATCCACCGCTACGACGTCGAGGACGCGACCGGCCAGCCGATCGCCGTGATCGCCGACGACTTCGCCGTGGACGGCGTGGACGAGGCGCTCGCGGTGTGGTTCGGCCAGCGGCTGCCGATGCTCGGCCTGTCCGGCACCACGGCGAGGACGGTCGGGGTCAGCACCAGTGGCCACCACTGGATCGCGCGTGCGGGGCCTGGCGTGACCGAAGCCTGGCGCTGTTCGGCCGAGGAGGCCGGGCGGGCCGACGGCCTGGTTTCGGCGGACCCCACGGCCATGTACCTGTGGGTGTGGGGCCGGTTGAACCACCGGGGCGTCGAATGGTCGGGCAGCGAGGACGCGATAGCCCAGCTGTGGGCATTGCTGCGGTTGGCGACGAGGTGA
- a CDS encoding VOC family protein, protein MSTRLAAVHIDAARPAELAGFWAALLGWQVAGDAVVRAPASDGCELDLVFVPEPGPKRAKNRIHPDLASSSPENQRAKVRRAQELGARRWDIGQGQVPWEVLIDPEGNEFCVLEPRPGYTSTEALAAIVVDALDPLELASSWTGPSGWRIAAREPVIVGLRAPTGRGPWLEFLRSAEPKERPNRLRLALAGAPGAERVDRDQEGNEFVLLDQA, encoded by the coding sequence ATGTCGACGCGACTCGCTGCCGTGCACATCGACGCCGCGCGGCCCGCCGAGCTGGCCGGGTTCTGGGCGGCTCTGCTGGGCTGGCAGGTGGCCGGTGATGCCGTGGTGCGTGCCCCGGCGTCCGACGGATGCGAGCTGGACCTGGTGTTCGTGCCCGAACCCGGCCCGAAACGGGCGAAGAACCGGATCCATCCGGATCTGGCGAGCAGCTCGCCCGAGAACCAGCGCGCGAAGGTCCGGCGGGCGCAGGAGCTCGGCGCGCGCCGGTGGGACATCGGTCAGGGGCAGGTGCCGTGGGAGGTGCTGATCGACCCGGAGGGCAACGAGTTCTGCGTGCTCGAACCGCGTCCCGGCTACACGAGCACCGAAGCGCTGGCGGCGATCGTCGTCGACGCGCTCGACCCGCTGGAGCTGGCCTCCTCGTGGACGGGTCCGAGCGGCTGGCGGATCGCGGCCCGCGAGCCGGTGATCGTCGGGCTCCGGGCGCCGACAGGGCGTGGTCCGTGGCTGGAGTTCCTGCGCTCGGCGGAGCCGAAGGAGCGCCCGAACCGGCTCCGCCTGGCGCTCGCGGGAGCGCCCGGGGCCGAGCGGGTGGACCGTGACCAGGAGGGCAACGAGTTCGTCCTGCTCGACCAGGCCTGA
- a CDS encoding GNAT family N-acetyltransferase gives MTTVSTQFVPLTADEFRTRLREALAIYVEAMRYPPGTAEQRAPMWLTHALRDGWRCFAALDADGTMLGVAYGYRGSPGQWWHEQVRRGLVKNTGEEVAGHWLADYFELTEIHVRPRSQAGGIGENLLRRLLDGVPNRHVLLSTPEGPSRAWKLYRRVGFTDVLRDYHFAGDPRPFAILGRELPLEPAAE, from the coding sequence ATGACCACGGTGTCGACCCAGTTCGTCCCCCTGACCGCCGACGAGTTCCGGACCCGGCTCCGCGAGGCACTGGCCATCTACGTCGAGGCCATGCGGTATCCGCCGGGCACCGCCGAGCAGCGCGCGCCGATGTGGCTCACGCACGCGCTGCGCGACGGCTGGCGCTGCTTCGCCGCGCTCGACGCCGACGGCACGATGCTCGGCGTCGCCTACGGCTACCGCGGCAGCCCTGGCCAGTGGTGGCACGAGCAGGTGCGCCGCGGTCTGGTGAAGAACACCGGCGAGGAGGTCGCCGGGCACTGGCTCGCCGATTACTTCGAGCTGACCGAGATCCACGTGCGGCCGCGGAGCCAGGCAGGCGGCATCGGCGAGAACCTGCTGCGGCGGCTGCTGGACGGGGTGCCGAACCGGCACGTCCTGCTGTCCACGCCCGAGGGCCCGAGCCGGGCCTGGAAGCTCTACCGCCGCGTCGGTTTCACCGACGTCCTGCGCGACTACCACTTCGCCGGCGACCCGCGCCCGTTCGCGATCCTCGGCCGCGAGCTCCCGCTGGAGCCCGCGGCCGAGTGA